A region from the Alphaproteobacteria bacterium genome encodes:
- a CDS encoding transglutaminase-like domain-containing protein, whose translation MSQDRFSSDDPRDYLRLVGTQADDAIDLAEAALAFAAIDNPQCPVARYREHLQAIARDVAEEAKRLSAGPDTLGARAMILNEVIFARHGYRGDSHNYDDLQNANLMRVIDRRRGLPVSLGIIYIHAGRAQNWDVTGINFPAHFMVRLSHSGQRAIIDPFNEGTVREVSELREMIKTSHGENAALHPEHYAAVGSRDVLLRLQNNLKLRLCQSDDNARAVKVVENMMLIAPDEVGLWHDLGALRGKTGNLRAAISALETFLGRAGQNAHRHQAAALLQELRTKLN comes from the coding sequence ATGAGCCAAGATCGGTTTTCGTCCGACGACCCGCGCGACTACTTGCGCCTCGTGGGCACACAGGCCGACGACGCGATCGATCTTGCGGAGGCCGCATTAGCGTTTGCCGCGATCGACAATCCGCAATGCCCGGTCGCGCGTTATCGCGAACACTTGCAAGCCATCGCCCGCGACGTGGCGGAGGAGGCCAAGCGGCTTTCCGCAGGGCCCGACACGCTCGGCGCGCGCGCGATGATCCTCAACGAAGTCATTTTTGCGCGCCACGGCTACCGTGGCGACAGCCATAACTACGACGACCTGCAAAACGCCAATCTGATGCGCGTGATCGATCGCCGCCGCGGACTTCCGGTCTCGCTCGGCATCATCTACATCCACGCAGGACGGGCGCAAAATTGGGACGTCACGGGCATCAACTTTCCCGCCCATTTCATGGTTCGCCTGTCCCACTCGGGCCAGCGTGCGATCATCGATCCATTCAACGAAGGAACTGTGCGAGAGGTCTCCGAGCTTCGCGAGATGATCAAGACGAGTCACGGCGAGAACGCGGCCCTGCATCCGGAGCATTACGCCGCGGTCGGAAGCCGGGACGTACTGCTCAGGCTGCAGAACAACCTGAAGCTCAGGCTTTGCCAGTCGGATGACAATGCCCGCGCCGTCAAGGTTGTTGAAAATATGATGCTGATCGCGCCCGACGAAGTCGGCCTGTGGCACGATTTGGGGGCCTTGCGCGGCAAGACAGGCAATCTCCGCGCCGCCATATCCGCGCTCGAAACGTTCCTCGGGCGTGCCGGGCAAAATGCCCATCGCCATCAGGCCGCGGCCTTGCTCCAGGAATTGCGCACAAAGCTGAACTAG